The proteins below come from a single Ruegeria sp. THAF33 genomic window:
- a CDS encoding sodium:solute symporter family protein — MDQFTINLLFVGASFALYIGIAIWARAGSTSEFYAAGRGVHPVTNGMATAADWMSAASFISMAGLIAFTGYDNSTFLMGWTGGYVLLALLLAPYLRKFGKYTVSEFIGDRFYSQTARVVAVICLIVASVTYVIGQMTGVGVAFGRFLEVSNTSGLLIGACVVFAYAVFGGMKGVTYTQVAQYCVLITAYTIPAIFISLQLTGTPIPALGLFGDTASGEPLLTKLDAIVTELGFNEYTAHHSNTLNMVLFTLSLMIGTAGLPHVIMRFFTVPKVSDARWSAGWTLVFIALLYLTAPAVGAMARLNITDMMWPNGGIEGGAVSVEEIDTDPRYDWMKTWQKTGLLDWEDKNGDGKIQYYNDKSEAMATIAEEKGWVGNELTKFNRDILVLANPEIANLPGWVIGLVAAGGLAAALSTAAGLLLAISSAVSHDLVKGAINPQISEKGELLAARIAMAVAIVVATYLGLNPPGFAAQTVALAFGLAAASIFPALMMGIFSTRINNTGAVAGMLAGLVVTLVYIFLHKGWLFIPGTNSFTDADPLLGPIKSTSFGAIGAMINFAVAYVVAGMTKETPQEIKDLVESVRIPRGAGAAQNK; from the coding sequence ATGGATCAGTTTACCATCAACCTGCTGTTTGTTGGCGCATCATTCGCGCTATACATCGGCATCGCGATCTGGGCCCGCGCGGGTTCCACATCGGAGTTCTACGCCGCCGGTCGCGGCGTTCACCCGGTCACCAACGGTATGGCGACAGCGGCAGACTGGATGTCTGCGGCCTCGTTCATCTCGATGGCGGGCCTAATTGCCTTCACCGGCTATGACAACTCGACCTTCCTGATGGGGTGGACCGGTGGCTATGTGCTGCTGGCACTGCTGCTTGCGCCCTACCTGCGTAAGTTCGGCAAATACACCGTCTCGGAATTCATCGGCGACCGTTTCTACAGCCAGACCGCGCGTGTCGTTGCCGTGATCTGCCTGATCGTTGCGTCGGTGACTTACGTGATCGGTCAGATGACCGGTGTGGGTGTGGCCTTTGGCCGATTCCTCGAGGTGTCTAACACGTCCGGTCTGCTGATCGGTGCATGTGTGGTCTTTGCCTACGCGGTGTTTGGCGGGATGAAAGGTGTGACCTACACCCAGGTTGCTCAGTACTGCGTGCTGATCACAGCCTACACCATCCCGGCAATCTTCATCTCGCTGCAGCTGACCGGCACGCCGATCCCTGCCCTGGGTCTGTTTGGTGACACCGCCAGTGGTGAGCCCCTTCTGACCAAGCTGGACGCCATCGTGACCGAGCTGGGTTTCAATGAATACACGGCCCACCACTCGAACACGCTGAACATGGTGCTGTTCACCCTGTCGCTGATGATCGGTACTGCGGGTCTGCCGCACGTCATCATGCGCTTCTTCACCGTGCCGAAAGTCTCTGACGCACGTTGGTCGGCTGGCTGGACTCTGGTCTTCATCGCTCTGCTGTACCTGACCGCCCCTGCGGTTGGCGCAATGGCACGTCTGAACATCACCGACATGATGTGGCCCAATGGCGGCATCGAAGGTGGCGCTGTCTCAGTCGAGGAAATCGACACCGATCCGCGCTATGACTGGATGAAAACCTGGCAGAAAACCGGTCTTTTGGATTGGGAAGACAAGAACGGCGACGGCAAGATCCAGTACTACAACGACAAGTCCGAAGCGATGGCCACCATCGCGGAAGAAAAAGGCTGGGTCGGTAACGAGCTGACCAAGTTCAACCGTGACATCCTGGTTCTGGCCAACCCCGAAATCGCCAACCTGCCGGGTTGGGTGATCGGTCTGGTCGCTGCCGGTGGTCTTGCGGCTGCTCTGTCAACCGCTGCGGGCTTGTTGCTGGCGATCTCGTCAGCGGTGTCCCACGACCTTGTCAAAGGTGCGATCAACCCGCAAATCTCTGAAAAGGGTGAACTGCTGGCTGCGCGTATCGCAATGGCGGTAGCCATCGTTGTTGCAACCTACCTTGGCCTGAACCCACCCGGATTTGCGGCGCAAACCGTGGCCCTGGCCTTCGGTCTGGCGGCGGCCTCGATCTTCCCGGCGCTGATGATGGGGATCTTCTCGACCCGCATCAACAACACCGGCGCGGTTGCGGGTATGCTGGCTGGTCTGGTTGTGACCTTGGTCTACATCTTCCTGCACAAGGGCTGGCTGTTCATTCCGGGCACCAACTCATTCACTGATGCAGACCCGCTGCTGGGTCCGATCAAGTCGACCTCGTTCGGCGCAATCGGTGCTATGATCAACTTTGCGGTTGCCTACGTTGTTGCAGGCATGACCAAAGAGACCCCGCAGGAGATCAAAGATCTGGTCGAAAGTGTGCGCATTCCCCGTGGTGCGGGCGCAGCTCAGAATAAGTGA
- a CDS encoding DUF4212 domain-containing protein — protein sequence MADHSTNSAQTAESDKGYWQANLRLIYISLAIWALVSFGFGILLRPLLSGIAVGGTDLGFWFAQQGSILVFLVLIFNYAWRMNKLDAEFGVDEE from the coding sequence ATGGCGGATCATTCAACAAACTCCGCGCAGACTGCCGAGTCCGATAAGGGCTATTGGCAGGCCAACCTGCGCCTCATCTACATCAGCCTCGCGATCTGGGCGCTGGTGTCGTTTGGATTCGGCATTCTGCTGCGTCCGTTGCTGTCGGGGATTGCCGTAGGCGGAACCGATCTGGGCTTTTGGTTCGCACAACAGGGATCGATCCTGGTGTTTCTGGTGCTGATCTTCAACTACGCCTGGCGCATGAACAAGCTGGACGCCGAATTCGGCGTGGACGAAGAATAA
- a CDS encoding adenylate kinase — protein MDAATITTPAVLILLGPPGAGKGTQARMLEEKFGLVQLSTGDLLREAVAAGTEAGKAAKAVMEAGDLVSDEIVIAILRDRMAQPDCAKGVILDGFPRTTVQAEALDSLLASNNQKINAAISLEVEDAEMVTRISGRYTCAGCGEGYHDQFKKPAEEGKCDKCGHTEFKRRADDNAETVASRLAAYHAQTAPLIAYYDGQGVLQRTNAMGRIEDIANDLEGIVDEVMK, from the coding sequence ATGGACGCTGCCACGATCACCACGCCCGCCGTTCTCATCCTTCTCGGCCCTCCGGGTGCCGGGAAGGGCACTCAGGCCCGGATGCTGGAAGAGAAATTCGGACTTGTACAACTCAGCACCGGTGACCTGCTGCGCGAAGCGGTCGCGGCCGGAACCGAAGCCGGCAAAGCGGCAAAAGCCGTTATGGAAGCCGGCGATCTGGTAAGCGACGAGATCGTCATCGCCATCCTGCGCGACCGCATGGCACAGCCGGATTGCGCCAAAGGCGTCATTCTGGACGGTTTCCCGCGCACGACGGTTCAGGCCGAAGCGCTGGACAGCCTGCTGGCATCGAACAACCAGAAGATCAACGCCGCGATCAGCCTCGAGGTGGAAGACGCGGAGATGGTGACCCGTATTTCGGGCCGCTACACCTGCGCCGGCTGTGGTGAAGGCTACCATGACCAGTTCAAGAAGCCTGCCGAAGAAGGCAAATGCGACAAGTGTGGCCATACCGAATTCAAGCGCCGCGCCGACGACAATGCCGAAACGGTGGCCTCGCGCCTTGCAGCGTACCACGCGCAGACGGCACCACTGATCGCCTACTATGACGGTCAGGGCGTGCTGCAGCGTACAAACGCCATGGGCAGGATCGAAGACATTGCCAATGACCTTGAAGGGATCGTTGACGAAGTCATGAAATAG
- the acs gene encoding acetate--CoA ligase, producing the protein MTTAAQADAKTYPPSAETVARAHVDAAKYADMYAASISDPDAFWGEQGKRIDWIKPFTQVKDVSYEFGSVKINWYADGTLNVSANCLDRHLKTRGDQTAIIWEPDDPNDPAQHISYAELHRRTCRMANILESLGVRKGDRVVIYLPMIPEAAYAMLACARIGAIHSIVFAGFSPDALAARINGCDAKVVITADEAPRGGRKTPLKSNADAALLHCKDTVKCLVVKRTGGQTTWIDGRDFDYNEMALEADDYCAPAEMNAEDPLFILYTSGSTGQPKGVVHTTGGYLVYASMTQEITFDYHEGDVYWCTADVGWVTGHSYIVYGPLANGATTLMFEGVPTYPDASRFWQVCEKHKVNQFYTAPTAIRALMGQGNEFVEKCDLSDLRILGTVGEPINPEAWTWYNEVVGKGKCPIVDTWWQTETGGHLMTPLPGAHAMKPGSAMKPFFGIEPVVLDPQSGVEIEGNGVEGVLCIKDSWPGQMRTVWGDHERFEKTYFSDYKGYYFTGDGCRRDEDGDYWITGRVDDVINVSGHRMGTAEVESALVAHAAVAEAAVVGYPHEIKGQGIYCYVTLMNDREPSDELMKELRTWVRTEIGPIASPDVIQWAPGLPKTRSGKIMRRILRKIAENDFGSLGDTSTLADPSVVEDLIENRANK; encoded by the coding sequence ATGACCACCGCTGCCCAGGCAGATGCCAAGACTTATCCGCCATCCGCAGAAACTGTCGCTCGTGCGCATGTCGATGCGGCAAAGTATGCTGACATGTACGCAGCCTCAATCAGCGACCCCGACGCGTTCTGGGGCGAGCAAGGCAAGCGCATCGACTGGATCAAGCCCTTCACCCAGGTCAAGGACGTCAGTTACGAGTTTGGCTCGGTCAAGATCAACTGGTATGCCGATGGCACGTTGAATGTGTCGGCCAACTGCCTGGATCGTCATCTGAAAACCCGCGGCGACCAGACCGCGATCATCTGGGAGCCGGATGATCCGAATGACCCGGCCCAGCATATCTCTTACGCAGAATTGCACCGCCGCACCTGCCGGATGGCCAACATTCTGGAATCCCTTGGCGTGCGCAAGGGCGATCGCGTGGTCATCTATCTGCCGATGATCCCCGAAGCCGCTTATGCCATGCTGGCCTGTGCGCGGATCGGCGCAATTCATTCGATCGTTTTTGCGGGCTTCTCGCCCGACGCTCTGGCCGCGCGCATCAACGGGTGCGACGCCAAGGTCGTGATCACTGCGGATGAAGCACCGCGTGGCGGCCGCAAAACGCCGCTGAAATCCAACGCAGACGCCGCCCTGCTGCACTGCAAAGACACGGTAAAATGCCTTGTGGTCAAGCGCACCGGCGGTCAGACCACCTGGATCGACGGTCGCGACTTTGACTACAACGAAATGGCGCTCGAGGCTGACGACTATTGCGCCCCAGCCGAAATGAACGCCGAAGATCCGTTGTTCATCCTTTACACGTCAGGTTCGACCGGTCAGCCCAAGGGCGTTGTGCACACCACGGGGGGGTATCTTGTTTACGCCTCGATGACGCAAGAGATCACATTCGATTATCACGAAGGTGACGTGTACTGGTGCACCGCTGACGTGGGCTGGGTCACCGGGCACAGCTATATCGTCTATGGCCCGCTGGCCAATGGCGCGACCACGCTGATGTTCGAAGGCGTACCCACCTATCCCGACGCCTCGCGTTTCTGGCAGGTCTGTGAAAAGCACAAGGTCAACCAATTCTACACCGCCCCCACTGCGATCCGCGCACTGATGGGTCAGGGCAATGAGTTTGTCGAAAAATGCGACCTCAGCGATCTTCGCATTCTGGGCACCGTGGGTGAACCGATCAACCCCGAAGCCTGGACCTGGTACAACGAGGTTGTCGGCAAAGGCAAATGCCCCATCGTCGACACCTGGTGGCAGACCGAAACCGGCGGCCACCTGATGACGCCGCTGCCCGGTGCACATGCGATGAAACCCGGATCGGCCATGAAGCCGTTCTTTGGCATCGAACCGGTGGTTCTGGACCCGCAATCCGGTGTTGAAATCGAAGGCAACGGTGTCGAGGGCGTTCTGTGTATCAAAGACAGCTGGCCCGGCCAGATGCGCACCGTCTGGGGCGATCATGAGCGGTTCGAGAAAACCTATTTCTCGGATTACAAAGGCTACTATTTCACGGGTGACGGCTGCCGCCGCGACGAAGATGGCGACTATTGGATTACCGGTCGTGTAGACGACGTGATCAACGTGTCCGGTCACCGCATGGGCACCGCCGAGGTGGAAAGCGCGCTGGTTGCACATGCTGCAGTGGCCGAGGCTGCCGTGGTTGGATACCCTCATGAAATCAAAGGGCAAGGCATCTATTGCTATGTCACGTTGATGAATGATCGCGAGCCTTCGGACGAGTTGATGAAAGAGCTGCGCACATGGGTCCGCACCGAGATCGGTCCAATTGCATCCCCGGATGTGATCCAGTGGGCACCCGGCCTGCCGAAAACGCGCTCGGGCAAGATCATGCGCCGTATCCTGCGCAAGATCGCCGAGAACGATTTCGGATCCTTGGGCGACACTTCGACACTGGCCGATCCGTCGGTGGTCGAAGACCTGATCGAAAACCGTGCGAACAAGTGA
- a CDS encoding C4-dicarboxylate TRAP transporter substrate-binding protein, translating to MKKMLSGAAVAALGVAFVTEAAATEWNASVWGKRRAFTEHVEKLAELVSEKTGGEFTINVSYGGLSKPRENLDGIEIGAFEMAQFCAGYHRDKNRAITVLELPFLGVNNLQEEVAVSHAVYDHPAVKEEMAQWNARVIMTSPMPQYNLVGTGEPRDELAEFDGMRVRATGGLGQAFEAVGGVPTSVPATEAFNAMESGVVDTVAFAQHAHLSFGTINEADWWTANLNPGTVNCPVVVNIDAYEALPAEHREALDSSIDEAIDHYLANYGGLLEQWDSVLEEKGVQKVMIDEAVIEEFRTKAADPIREKWIADMTAQGLPAQDLYDLVQTTLKQQRGGN from the coding sequence ATGAAAAAGATGTTGAGCGGTGCCGCAGTCGCCGCCCTTGGCGTTGCTTTTGTGACCGAAGCCGCGGCGACAGAATGGAACGCATCCGTCTGGGGCAAGCGCCGCGCCTTTACGGAACATGTTGAAAAGCTGGCCGAACTGGTCAGCGAAAAAACCGGTGGCGAATTCACCATCAATGTCAGCTATGGCGGGTTGTCCAAACCCAGGGAAAACCTGGACGGGATCGAAATCGGCGCCTTTGAGATGGCGCAGTTCTGTGCCGGCTATCACCGCGACAAGAACCGGGCGATCACCGTTTTGGAACTGCCGTTCCTGGGTGTGAACAACCTGCAGGAAGAAGTTGCGGTAAGCCATGCGGTATACGACCATCCGGCGGTCAAGGAAGAGATGGCGCAATGGAACGCCCGCGTCATCATGACCTCGCCAATGCCGCAGTATAACCTTGTCGGCACGGGCGAGCCGCGGGATGAACTGGCTGAATTTGACGGAATGCGGGTCCGGGCGACCGGTGGCCTTGGTCAGGCCTTCGAGGCGGTCGGAGGGGTGCCGACATCGGTTCCGGCGACCGAAGCCTTCAATGCGATGGAATCGGGCGTCGTCGACACCGTGGCCTTTGCCCAGCACGCGCACCTGTCATTCGGAACGATCAACGAAGCGGACTGGTGGACCGCCAACCTGAATCCGGGAACGGTGAACTGCCCGGTTGTCGTCAACATCGATGCCTACGAGGCCCTGCCAGCCGAACATCGTGAAGCTCTGGACAGCTCGATTGACGAGGCGATCGATCACTACCTGGCGAATTACGGCGGCTTGCTCGAACAATGGGACAGTGTCCTTGAAGAAAAGGGTGTCCAGAAGGTCATGATCGACGAAGCGGTAATTGAAGAGTTCCGCACAAAGGCCGCTGATCCGATCCGTGAAAAATGGATTGCGGACATGACCGCACAGGGCCTGCCGGCGCAGGACCTTTACGATCTTGTCCAGACGACGCTGAAGCAACAGCGCGGCGGCAACTGA
- a CDS encoding TRAP transporter small permease, giving the protein MAGQATVLVDGSRLSQLDQRLLVLERFLALISGLAVFSLMVLAVVSVSGRNALNAPLPGYVDWIEQAMPLIAFLGISYVQRDGGHIRMDIVISRLHGRALWLFELLSVVLILILMLALVWGSWSHFDRSFDFGAPMWSRDSSIDIGIPLWPAKLLAPVAFSVLCLRLALQVWGYGRAFWLGLDAPAAVPLIQDAAAQAAAEAEQFEGQD; this is encoded by the coding sequence ATGGCAGGACAAGCCACGGTTCTGGTAGACGGCAGCCGTCTGAGCCAGTTGGATCAGCGTTTGCTCGTGCTCGAACGGTTTCTGGCACTGATCAGCGGATTGGCGGTTTTTTCACTGATGGTATTGGCCGTTGTGTCGGTCAGTGGTCGAAATGCGCTGAATGCTCCTTTGCCGGGCTATGTGGACTGGATCGAACAGGCGATGCCTCTCATCGCTTTTCTGGGCATTTCATATGTTCAGCGTGATGGGGGGCATATCCGGATGGATATCGTCATATCCCGCTTGCACGGTCGAGCTTTGTGGCTGTTCGAACTGCTCTCGGTGGTTCTGATCCTGATCCTGATGCTGGCTTTGGTTTGGGGCAGTTGGTCTCATTTCGACCGGTCCTTTGATTTTGGCGCCCCAATGTGGAGCCGGGACAGTTCGATCGACATCGGTATACCATTGTGGCCGGCCAAGCTTCTGGCACCCGTTGCATTTTCCGTTCTCTGCCTGCGCCTTGCGCTGCAAGTCTGGGGGTATGGTCGGGCGTTCTGGCTGGGGCTGGACGCTCCGGCGGCCGTTCCGTTGATACAGGATGCAGCTGCGCAGGCGGCGGCCGAGGCCGAACAGTTCGAAGGGCAGGACTGA
- a CDS encoding TRAP transporter large permease, translating to MDTIDIGLWVTGGLLVLVVAGMRVAFAAGLAGLVGLVWIFWAKFGYDPERFGKALTVAVKTAGQVPHSKVASHTLSLIPTFILIGYLAYYAGLTRALFEAAKRWVAWVPGGLAVSTVFATAGFAAVSGASVATSAVFARIAIPEMLKVGYNKRFAAGVVAAGGTLASLIPPSAILVIYAIIVEQDVGKLLLAGFIPGAFSAIVYGLLIVGIAVIFKSVGPPVTGFSWKQRFAALPGAIPIVAVILIIICFVYNPFGEKAWGTPTEGGAIGAFIVFCFALFHGMRWAELKSALLETAKLTAMIFSIIWGVLIYVRFLGFADLPGAFSDWITGLEMSPMMILICILLAYAVLGMFMDAIGMLLLTLPVVYPAVMALNGGETVSAADSAFGMSGPMCAIWFGILVVKMAEFCLITPPIGLNCFVVAGVRPDLSVQDVFKGVTPFFIADALTIAMLVAFPGIVLYLPSLAG from the coding sequence ATGGACACGATTGATATTGGCCTCTGGGTCACTGGCGGCCTTCTGGTCCTCGTCGTGGCGGGCATGCGGGTTGCCTTTGCAGCCGGTTTGGCAGGGCTTGTCGGACTGGTTTGGATTTTCTGGGCCAAGTTCGGTTACGATCCGGAACGGTTTGGCAAGGCGCTGACAGTGGCGGTCAAGACCGCGGGGCAGGTGCCACATTCCAAGGTCGCGTCCCACACTCTCAGCCTGATTCCGACCTTCATCCTGATCGGGTATCTGGCATATTACGCGGGGCTTACCCGCGCTTTGTTCGAGGCCGCAAAACGCTGGGTCGCATGGGTGCCCGGCGGGTTGGCGGTTTCGACCGTTTTCGCCACGGCCGGCTTCGCTGCGGTGTCCGGTGCTTCGGTTGCGACGTCCGCCGTCTTCGCCCGTATCGCGATTCCGGAAATGTTGAAGGTGGGCTATAACAAACGCTTTGCAGCAGGCGTGGTTGCCGCGGGCGGGACGCTGGCCTCCCTGATCCCGCCTTCGGCCATTCTGGTGATCTACGCGATCATCGTCGAGCAGGATGTCGGGAAACTGCTGTTGGCGGGTTTCATTCCGGGTGCGTTTTCCGCAATCGTGTACGGCCTTCTGATCGTCGGGATTGCAGTGATCTTCAAATCCGTTGGCCCGCCGGTCACGGGGTTTTCCTGGAAACAGCGCTTTGCAGCACTTCCCGGTGCCATTCCGATTGTCGCCGTCATTCTGATCATCATTTGCTTTGTCTACAATCCGTTTGGTGAAAAAGCATGGGGCACTCCGACGGAAGGCGGTGCCATTGGTGCCTTCATCGTATTCTGTTTCGCCTTGTTCCACGGAATGCGCTGGGCCGAGCTCAAATCCGCACTTTTGGAAACCGCCAAACTGACGGCGATGATCTTTTCGATCATCTGGGGCGTTCTGATCTATGTGCGCTTTCTTGGGTTCGCCGACCTACCGGGTGCCTTCTCGGATTGGATTACGGGGCTCGAGATGTCGCCCATGATGATCCTGATCTGCATTCTGCTGGCATACGCGGTGTTGGGCATGTTCATGGACGCGATCGGGATGCTGCTTTTGACCTTGCCCGTCGTCTATCCGGCGGTAATGGCCTTGAATGGTGGTGAGACCGTCAGTGCCGCCGACAGCGCTTTTGGAATGTCCGGCCCGATGTGCGCGATCTGGTTTGGCATTCTGGTGGTCAAGATGGCCGAGTTTTGCCTGATTACACCGCCCATCGGGCTGAACTGCTTTGTCGTTGCCGGTGTGCGCCCGGACCTGAGCGTTCAAGATGTGTTCAAAGGCGTCACGCCCTTTTTCATCGCGGACGCCCTGACCATCGCGATGCTTGTGGCATTCCCGGGTATTGTCCTCTACCTGCCATCGCTTGCGGGATAG
- a CDS encoding ornithine cyclodeaminase: MQPSDKALVPFVSVDNMMRLVHHIGVEQMITQIAAQIEADFKRWESFDKTPRIPAHSPHGVIELMPTSDGEAYGFKYVNGHPKNTSEGLQTVTAFGLLADVYTGYPTLLTEMTMLTALRTAATSALVGRYLAPKNARTMAMIGNGAQSEFQCLAFKAMCGIDTVRLYDIDPNATSKCAANLQGKGLTVIPCKTPEDAIEGAQIITTCTADKKYATILTDNMVGPGVHINAIGGDCPGKTELHRDILLRSDIFVEYPEQTRIEGEIQALDADHPVTEMWQVITGAAKGRTDERQITLFDSVGFAIEDFSALRFVKQAIEGTTFFEPLDMLADPDDPRDLFGMLMRAG; encoded by the coding sequence ATGCAACCTTCAGACAAGGCCCTGGTACCATTCGTTTCCGTCGACAACATGATGCGACTGGTACACCACATTGGCGTCGAACAGATGATCACGCAGATTGCCGCTCAGATCGAGGCCGATTTCAAACGATGGGAAAGCTTCGACAAGACACCTCGCATTCCGGCGCATTCTCCTCATGGCGTAATTGAGTTGATGCCGACTTCGGATGGTGAGGCGTACGGGTTCAAATACGTGAACGGCCATCCCAAGAACACCTCCGAGGGGTTGCAAACAGTAACTGCATTCGGTCTGTTGGCAGACGTCTATACAGGATATCCGACGCTGTTGACCGAAATGACAATGCTGACCGCGCTGCGCACGGCTGCGACTTCGGCATTGGTCGGGCGCTATCTGGCCCCGAAAAATGCCAGGACAATGGCCATGATCGGCAATGGCGCACAGTCCGAATTCCAGTGCCTTGCCTTCAAGGCAATGTGCGGGATCGACACCGTTCGGCTTTATGACATCGACCCGAATGCCACGTCGAAATGCGCTGCGAACTTGCAGGGCAAGGGCCTGACCGTCATCCCTTGCAAGACGCCGGAAGACGCCATTGAAGGTGCCCAGATCATCACCACCTGCACGGCAGACAAGAAATACGCAACGATCCTGACCGACAACATGGTCGGGCCCGGCGTGCACATCAACGCCATCGGAGGCGATTGCCCCGGCAAGACCGAGTTGCATCGCGACATCCTGTTACGTTCGGACATCTTCGTCGAGTACCCTGAACAAACCCGTATCGAAGGTGAAATTCAGGCGCTGGACGCCGATCACCCTGTGACCGAGATGTGGCAGGTCATCACCGGCGCCGCCAAGGGCCGCACCGATGAGCGGCAGATCACTTTGTTCGACAGTGTAGGCTTTGCCATCGAGGATTTCTCGGCCCTGCGCTTTGTGAAACAGGCGATTGAAGGCACAACCTTCTTTGAACCTCTGGACATGTTGGCCGACCCGGACGATCCGCGCGATCTGTTCGGAATGTTGATGCGAGCTGGGTAG
- the ctlX gene encoding citrulline utilization hydrolase CtlX — translation MLSLQAPSAAVMIRPHAFASNPETRDDNAFQTLSTASAAATSEAARDEHDRAVQQLRDAGVTVHVFDDFGDLNTPDSVFPNNWFSTHPGGHVAIYPMFVPSRRRERRTDVIELLKQEYRVQDVIDYSGLEQDNLALEGTGAMVLDHVTRIAYTVTSNRADPVLLERFCTHFNYEPIAFEARDAKGRDVYHTNVLMGIGTHYALICLDMISDPARRMTVRNRLEESGRTVIDLTHDQIAEFAGNAIELTGRDGLVLALSSRALAALTPDQIATIQDSAKPLPLSVPTIETAGGSVRCMIAGVHLARR, via the coding sequence ATGCTGTCTCTTCAAGCGCCATCTGCCGCTGTCATGATCCGGCCGCACGCTTTTGCGTCGAACCCGGAAACACGCGATGACAATGCCTTTCAAACGCTGAGCACCGCATCCGCCGCGGCCACGTCGGAAGCGGCCAGGGATGAACATGATCGGGCGGTGCAGCAATTGCGCGACGCCGGAGTCACTGTTCATGTGTTTGACGATTTCGGCGACCTCAACACACCTGACAGCGTTTTTCCAAACAACTGGTTCTCGACGCATCCCGGCGGCCATGTGGCGATCTACCCAATGTTCGTACCATCGCGCAGACGCGAACGCCGGACCGATGTAATCGAACTGCTCAAACAGGAATACCGTGTGCAGGATGTCATCGACTATTCCGGGCTGGAACAAGACAACCTGGCCCTGGAAGGAACCGGCGCGATGGTGTTGGATCATGTGACCCGTATCGCCTACACGGTGACGTCCAATCGCGCCGATCCAGTCCTGTTGGAACGGTTCTGCACACATTTCAACTATGAACCAATCGCCTTCGAAGCCCGCGATGCCAAGGGCCGAGACGTTTATCACACCAACGTTTTGATGGGTATCGGCACGCATTACGCCCTGATTTGCCTCGACATGATTTCGGACCCGGCCCGCCGCATGACCGTTCGCAATCGGCTGGAAGAATCCGGTCGAACGGTCATTGACCTGACGCACGACCAGATCGCCGAGTTCGCAGGTAACGCCATTGAACTGACCGGACGGGATGGGTTGGTTCTGGCCCTGTCCAGCAGGGCACTTGCCGCCCTCACACCAGACCAAATCGCAACAATCCAGGACAGTGCAAAACCGTTGCCGCTGTCCGTTCCAACAATTGAAACCGCCGGTGGGTCCGTGCGCTGCATGATTGCAGGCGTTCACCTTGCCCGCCGATAG
- the rocF gene encoding arginase: MEIKDIILVGAPMDAGKRRQGCRMGPDAYRVAGLDEALSDLGHTVHDWGDVQAENVDIPQHPHLFALPECVGWTQALSKAAQDAAGQGIPIFMGGDHALSMGTVAGMAAHAARIDRPLFVLWLDAHSDFHTPDSTGSGNLHGTPVAYFTGRPGFEDFPPLPAVIPTDRVGMIGLRSVDPAERAALEQDRAMLADMRSIDENGIKAPLLAFLDRVKAENALLHVSLDVDFLDPAVAPAVGTTVPGGATEREAHLVMELLHESGLVCSLDLVELNPFLDERGRTAKLMVDLAASLMGRRIFDRPTRSF; the protein is encoded by the coding sequence ATGGAAATCAAGGATATCATACTGGTCGGCGCCCCAATGGACGCCGGGAAGCGTCGTCAGGGATGCCGGATGGGACCTGATGCGTATCGCGTGGCAGGGTTGGATGAGGCGCTGTCAGATCTTGGTCACACCGTTCACGATTGGGGCGACGTGCAGGCCGAAAACGTCGACATTCCCCAACACCCGCACCTGTTCGCCCTGCCCGAATGCGTGGGGTGGACGCAAGCTCTCAGCAAAGCTGCGCAAGACGCGGCGGGTCAGGGCATTCCGATTTTCATGGGTGGTGATCACGCCCTGTCCATGGGTACGGTGGCCGGAATGGCCGCCCATGCTGCTCGGATCGACCGCCCTCTTTTTGTACTGTGGCTTGACGCCCACAGCGACTTTCACACTCCGGACAGTACCGGCAGCGGCAATCTGCACGGCACGCCGGTGGCGTATTTCACCGGCAGACCCGGATTCGAGGATTTCCCCCCTTTGCCGGCCGTCATACCGACGGATCGCGTCGGCATGATCGGATTGCGTTCTGTTGACCCGGCGGAACGGGCGGCGCTGGAACAAGACCGCGCCATGCTGGCGGATATGCGCAGCATTGATGAAAACGGTATCAAAGCCCCCCTTTTGGCCTTTCTTGATCGCGTGAAGGCAGAAAACGCTCTGCTACATGTTTCTTTGGATGTCGATTTCCTCGACCCGGCAGTGGCGCCCGCAGTCGGCACGACTGTGCCCGGCGGTGCAACCGAGCGCGAAGCCCACCTGGTGATGGAACTGCTGCATGAAAGCGGGCTTGTCTGCTCGCTGGACCTGGTCGAACTGAACCCGTTTTTGGATGAGCGGGGCCGAACCGCAAAACTGATGGTCGATCTGGCCGCCTCGTTGATGGGTCGCCGTATCTTCGATCGCCCCACCCGGAGTTTCTGA